In Hyla sarda isolate aHylSar1 chromosome 9, aHylSar1.hap1, whole genome shotgun sequence, the following proteins share a genomic window:
- the LOC130291093 gene encoding histo-blood group ABO system transferase-like isoform X2, producing the protein MLYDEPDILKPQRRDVLTVSPWMAPIVWQGTFNKDLLNAQFHQIDVRVGLTVFAIKKYVRFLNKFIESAEKFFMVGHKVNYYVFTDRANEISNFTLAEGRQLVILEVPAYERWQDVSMRRMEMIRDFSIKRFVNEVDYLACVDVDMVFLDYVGVEILSKVFGALHPGFFDKTRREFTYERRPQSSAYIPFEAGDFYYAGGYFGGVIEEVVRLTNYCHQAMMADKQKNMEALWHDESYLNKYFLLHKPTKILSPEYIWNNYYGSPAAVQTKRFLGVDKNYEEVRF; encoded by the exons ATGCTGTACGACGAGCCCGACATCCTCAAACCACA GAGAAGAGACGTGCTAACAGTATCTCCTTGGATGGCCCCAATTGTCTGGCAAGGAACCTTCAATAAAGATCTACTCAATGCTCAATTTCATCAGATCGATGTCCGTGTTGGTCTTACAGTATTTGCCATAAAAAA ATACGTCAGGTTCCTTAATAAATTTATCGAGTCGGCTGAGAAGTTCTTCATGGTTGGACACAAGGTCAATTATTATGTGTTCACAGATCGGGCCAATGAGATTTCTAATTTCACCCTCGCCGAAGGTAGACAACTGGTCATCTTGGAGGTTCCGGCCTATGAAAGGTGGCAGGATGTCTCCATGAGACGTATGGAGATGATCCGAGACTTCTCCATTAAGCGCTTTGTCAATGAGGTGGATTACTTGGCGTGTGTAGATGTGGACATGGTGTTCTTGGATTACGTTGGGGTAGAAATCTTAAGCAAAGTTTTTGGAGCTTTACATCCTGGATTCTTCGATAAAACCCGAAGAGAATTCACCTACGAGCGCAGGCCACAGTCCAGCGCCTACATACCATTTGAAGCTGGAGATTTTTACTATGCAGGTGGATATTTTGGAGGTGTAATAGAAGAGGTCGTCAGGTTGACCAACTACTGTCACCAGGCAATGATGGCCGACAAGCAGAAAAATATGGAGGCGCTCTGGCATGACGAGAGTTATTTAAATAAGTATTTTCTGTTACATAAACCGACCAAAATCCTGTCACCGGAATATATATGGAACAATTATTACGGATCTCCGGCTGCTGTACAGACCAAAAGGTTCCTTGG